The Psychrobacter sp. LV10R520-6 genome includes a region encoding these proteins:
- a CDS encoding GNAT family N-acetyltransferase produces MSFEFSIKTFDELTSVDLYHILKARSQVFVVEQNCAYQDMDEVDFDCLHFIAHQNESLVGYCRIIPPEFNKMKSNLSVADSDNKSSANSSVPAIGRVLVLSEHRGNGLARQIMTQAIAYCHKKFGKKRPIIISAQTYLIRFYESLGFVPEGEFYLEDGIEHVKMVLFMVKKVKVKKQGSSTSNILSFLLLVLALLFIAGLVYLMV; encoded by the coding sequence ATGTCCTTTGAATTTTCTATAAAAACTTTTGATGAGCTGACTTCAGTTGATCTGTATCATATTTTAAAAGCACGCTCGCAAGTATTTGTGGTTGAACAAAATTGTGCTTATCAAGATATGGATGAAGTGGATTTTGATTGTCTGCATTTTATCGCCCATCAAAATGAATCCCTAGTTGGTTACTGCCGAATCATTCCTCCTGAATTCAATAAAATGAAGTCTAATCTTTCAGTAGCGGACTCTGATAACAAGTCTTCAGCCAATTCATCTGTGCCTGCTATAGGTAGAGTGTTAGTATTGTCAGAACATCGAGGTAATGGCTTAGCGCGGCAAATTATGACTCAGGCTATTGCCTATTGTCATAAAAAATTCGGTAAAAAAAGACCTATTATAATCTCAGCACAGACTTACCTGATCCGCTTCTATGAATCATTAGGGTTTGTCCCTGAAGGTGAATTTTATCTTGAGGATGGTATTGAGCATGTGAAGATGGTTTTATTTATGGTCAAAAAGGTTAAAGTGAAAAAACAGGGTTCAAGTACCAGCAATATTCTGAGTTTTCTGCTGTTGGTGTTAGCCCTTTTATTCATCGCAGGTTTGGTTTACTTAATGGTTTAA
- a CDS encoding SDR family oxidoreductase: MDIKTYLIIGGTGGIGQAMVKQLVASAASEKNNSVRVFATYHRSVPTFEAENLHWIQMDVSDEDSIKQAAEVIGQQSTHLDWIISCVGLLHTEQSQPEKALRQVESEFFLQNMQVNALAGLLIAKHLKPLLTKAERSNDQPAIFATISARVGSISDNQMGGWYSYRMSKAALNMGMKNLSIEWGRSLKNVCVVVMQPGTVNTQLSAPFQGNVADGHLFSPAYSAECLLEVLASMTATQSGSFVDWAGESIPW; the protein is encoded by the coding sequence ATGGACATTAAAACTTATCTGATTATTGGTGGTACCGGTGGTATCGGACAAGCAATGGTCAAACAATTGGTAGCGAGTGCAGCCAGCGAGAAAAATAACAGTGTTCGGGTGTTTGCCACTTATCACCGAAGCGTACCTACTTTTGAGGCAGAAAATTTGCACTGGATTCAAATGGATGTCAGTGACGAGGACAGTATCAAGCAGGCGGCTGAGGTTATTGGACAACAGAGCACGCATCTTGATTGGATTATCAGCTGTGTGGGGCTACTTCATACCGAGCAATCGCAACCAGAAAAAGCGCTGAGACAAGTTGAATCTGAGTTCTTCTTACAAAACATGCAAGTTAATGCCTTAGCCGGCCTGCTTATTGCTAAGCACTTAAAGCCGTTATTGACCAAAGCAGAGCGCAGTAATGACCAGCCAGCGATATTCGCGACTATCTCAGCACGTGTGGGCAGTATTAGTGATAACCAAATGGGCGGTTGGTATAGCTACCGAATGAGTAAAGCGGCGCTAAATATGGGTATGAAAAATCTTAGTATTGAATGGGGAAGGTCGCTCAAAAATGTCTGCGTGGTGGTCATGCAGCCGGGAACGGTAAATACCCAACTGTCCGCACCCTTCCAAGGAAATGTCGCTGATGGACATTTATTCTCGCCAGCCTATAGTGCTGAATGCTTATTAGAGGTGCTGGCCAGCATGACCGCTACCCAATCAGGAAGTTTCGTTGATTGGGCAGGAGAGTCGATACCGTGGTAG
- the prpF gene encoding 2-methylaconitate cis-trans isomerase PrpF — MTQSNSKPNTPFTPQISVPATYMRGGTSKGTFFKLSDLPERCQEAGSARDNFLLRVVGSPDPYGKQIDGLGNGSSSTSKTVILSPTDKDDHDVNYLFGQVNIAKPIIDWSGNCGNLTAAVGACAINMGLVAADRIPESGICAVRIWQENIGKTIIAHVPVYTDDNQKVQVQETGDFVLDGVTFPAAEVKVEFIDPVDGDSAMFPTGNLIDKFTVPNIGSFEATFISAGIPTIFLKAEDLGLTGTELQSDINSDTDLLDKLETIRAYGGVAMGLFADVSEAQTRQHTPKLAWVAPASSYMASSGSTVSADDIDLVVRAMSMGQLHHAMMGTAAVAIAAAATTQGTLVNQAAAGAGQSTKQLSEVRFGHPSGTLLVGGKTEQVDGRWQAKKVSMSRSARRIMVGQVFVPADAF; from the coding sequence ATGACCCAATCAAACTCTAAACCAAACACCCCTTTCACTCCACAGATCTCCGTCCCTGCCACTTACATGCGCGGTGGCACCTCAAAAGGTACCTTTTTTAAACTGTCTGATTTACCTGAGCGCTGTCAGGAAGCAGGTAGCGCCCGTGATAATTTCTTATTACGCGTTGTTGGTAGTCCAGATCCTTACGGTAAGCAAATAGATGGCCTAGGCAATGGCAGCTCTAGTACTTCAAAGACAGTTATTTTATCGCCAACCGATAAAGACGATCACGATGTCAACTACCTGTTCGGGCAAGTTAATATCGCCAAGCCCATTATTGACTGGAGTGGTAACTGCGGTAATCTAACCGCAGCGGTGGGCGCTTGTGCCATTAATATGGGTTTAGTAGCTGCCGACCGTATTCCTGAAAGTGGCATTTGCGCGGTACGTATCTGGCAAGAGAACATTGGCAAAACTATTATTGCCCACGTTCCCGTCTATACAGATGACAATCAAAAGGTTCAAGTACAAGAAACTGGTGATTTTGTGCTCGATGGTGTAACTTTCCCTGCTGCCGAAGTCAAAGTTGAGTTTATCGATCCCGTAGATGGTGACAGTGCTATGTTTCCTACTGGTAACTTGATCGATAAATTTACTGTGCCTAATATTGGCAGTTTTGAAGCAACCTTCATTAGTGCCGGCATTCCCACTATCTTCTTAAAAGCTGAAGATTTAGGGCTAACGGGTACTGAGCTACAAAGTGATATTAATAGCGATACTGATTTATTAGATAAGCTTGAAACCATTCGCGCTTATGGCGGTGTGGCAATGGGTTTATTTGCAGATGTCAGTGAGGCACAAACCCGCCAACATACCCCAAAACTTGCGTGGGTTGCGCCGGCTAGCAGCTATATGGCATCAAGTGGTAGCACTGTATCTGCCGACGATATTGATTTGGTCGTGCGAGCGATGAGTATGGGCCAATTGCATCATGCGATGATGGGTACAGCAGCAGTAGCGATTGCAGCAGCAGCAACCACGCAAGGTACGCTGGTCAATCAAGCCGCAGCAGGCGCTGGCCAATCCACAAAACAGTTGTCTGAGGTGCGCTTTGGTCATCCATCTGGTACATTATTGGTTGGTGGAAAAACAGAACAAGTCGATGGGCGCTGGCAAGCTAAGAAAGTCTCTATGAGCCGCTCAGCTCGTCGTATCATGGTTGGTCAGGTGTTTGTACCAGCGGATGCTTTTTAA
- a CDS encoding bifunctional 2-methylcitrate dehydratase/aconitate hydratase, translating to MTDTGKTTVESNVRPEYDTEIQKIADYVLNYSIDDDSPNSDVAWSTARYCLMDTLGCGLLALRFPECTKHLGPDCDDQITPNGARVPGTSHRLDPIKAAFDIGCMVRWLDYNDTWLAAEWGHPSDNLGGILAVADYISQQNVSQGRAALTMKTVLEAMIMAHEIQGILALDNSFNRVGLDHVFLVKLASTAVVAKLYDLPRERIMAAISQAIVDGQALRTYRHTPNAGSRKSWAAGDATSRAVRLVDITRRGEMGIPSALTAPQWGFYDVLFSHTNKDLATKPASERHFTFQRDFGSYVMENILFKISFPAEFHAQTACEAAVILHPRIEDRIDDIEKIVLTTHDSAIRIISKEGALANPADRDHCLQYMAAVPLLTGDLMAENYEDDYHEQHLSIDELRSKMVVEEDARYSKDYHDPSKRSIANAIQIFFKDGTSTDKVAVEYPIGHKRRREEGLPVLEAKFQANLATRFIDSRCEEIFALCNDQAQLEQTPVNEFMDMFVTN from the coding sequence ATGACTGACACAGGAAAAACGACAGTAGAAAGTAACGTCCGCCCAGAATATGACACCGAAATTCAAAAAATTGCCGATTATGTTTTAAATTACTCTATAGATGACGATTCTCCAAATAGTGATGTGGCATGGAGTACGGCACGCTACTGTCTGATGGATACTCTAGGCTGCGGCCTACTCGCGCTACGGTTTCCAGAATGTACCAAGCATTTGGGGCCCGATTGTGACGATCAAATCACTCCTAACGGTGCGCGTGTTCCCGGAACCTCTCATCGACTTGACCCCATCAAAGCCGCCTTTGATATTGGTTGTATGGTGCGCTGGCTAGATTATAACGACACTTGGCTTGCTGCTGAATGGGGACATCCCTCAGATAACTTAGGCGGTATTTTAGCGGTAGCCGACTATATCAGCCAGCAAAACGTCAGCCAGGGACGCGCCGCGCTTACCATGAAGACCGTGCTTGAGGCCATGATTATGGCGCACGAGATTCAAGGAATATTGGCGTTAGATAACTCCTTTAACCGCGTTGGCTTAGATCATGTGTTCTTAGTAAAATTGGCCTCAACTGCAGTGGTCGCCAAGCTATATGATCTGCCACGCGAACGTATAATGGCTGCGATCTCACAAGCTATCGTCGATGGCCAAGCACTGCGCACCTATCGTCATACTCCCAATGCTGGTAGCCGAAAATCATGGGCGGCAGGTGACGCTACTAGCCGAGCGGTGCGCTTGGTAGATATTACTAGACGAGGCGAGATGGGAATACCTAGTGCCTTGACCGCTCCGCAGTGGGGATTTTATGATGTGCTATTTAGCCATACCAATAAGGACCTAGCCACTAAGCCTGCAAGCGAGAGACACTTTACGTTTCAACGTGACTTTGGCAGTTACGTGATGGAAAACATCTTATTTAAAATAAGCTTTCCGGCTGAGTTTCATGCGCAGACCGCGTGCGAGGCAGCCGTAATTTTGCACCCACGAATCGAAGATAGAATTGACGATATCGAAAAAATTGTGCTGACCACTCATGATTCAGCCATTCGCATCATCTCGAAAGAAGGGGCACTAGCCAATCCTGCCGATCGCGACCATTGTCTACAATATATGGCTGCTGTGCCCCTGCTAACGGGTGATCTTATGGCAGAAAATTATGAAGATGACTATCATGAACAACATCTATCAATCGATGAGCTGCGTAGCAAAATGGTCGTGGAAGAAGACGCGCGTTATTCAAAAGATTACCATGACCCCAGTAAGCGCTCGATTGCTAACGCCATTCAAATATTCTTTAAAGATGGCACCAGTACCGATAAGGTCGCCGTCGAATACCCTATCGGCCACAAACGTCGCCGCGAGGAAGGTCTCCCCGTACTAGAGGCCAAATTCCAAGCCAATCTTGCCACGCGTTTTATAGACAGTCGTTGTGAGGAAATTTTCGCGCTATGTAACGATCAAGCGCAGTTAGAACAAACGCCAGTGAATGAATTTATGGATATGTTTGTTACTAACTGA
- a CDS encoding ABC transporter ATP-binding protein yields MPTSPQPRRVPLDKSPALKKTERRALLWDILKKLAVFATPYKTLIIATLILTVLGSFTAQVNAFVLRYTVDTLTEIATLPDPWQAGLRMLGIISVVLLTKEVLSIFISFGQRYFGEKIRINLSRDLSQRIIERILTYRMAFYTSRENDSGKLQTRIDYGVSSLTSLVQNFFIDMLPLFASAFVSLIIMFSTNFWIGLVGLIIIPIYFFISQKQARRLQGYRRQMRGFREAKGGLVISLINSISVVKSFVRESIEAEKHLKIQKEMTDNQLRIRSIGFIYDAIKTFIEQIGVVVIIVLTAYFVLKGEMTIGMVLFHVILFQNVAAPIRQLHRIYDQINNALTYAEGFFEILEDEEQVENIDGISSKDLKGHIELKNVDFTYPNGTQALKDVSFTIKPNRITALVGLSGAGKSTIISLLVKFYEPDAGRICLDGHDLVDCDTHELRQRIGLVLQSNHIFSGTISENIRYGDINASAEDIVVAAKKASIHEQVISLAKGYESEAKSLSGGQQQRIALARMFLKDPPIVFLDEPTASLDAIASQQVKKSLDLIKKDRTVIMVSHNIAQIIDADDLVVIENGCVVETGTHEELYNKRGKYFEIFSAMSDSLNLDKISQTLNS; encoded by the coding sequence ATGCCAACCTCTCCCCAACCCCGCCGTGTGCCATTAGACAAAAGCCCGGCGCTCAAAAAAACTGAGCGCCGGGCTTTGCTGTGGGACATTCTAAAAAAACTAGCGGTATTTGCTACGCCTTACAAAACCTTAATTATCGCCACGCTAATTTTAACGGTGCTTGGCTCATTTACCGCGCAGGTCAATGCCTTTGTATTGCGTTATACCGTAGATACCTTAACCGAGATTGCGACCTTACCTGACCCTTGGCAGGCAGGTTTGCGGATGTTAGGTATCATTAGCGTTGTTCTATTAACCAAAGAGGTATTATCGATATTTATCTCTTTTGGACAACGCTACTTTGGTGAAAAAATTCGTATTAATCTATCGCGTGATTTATCACAGCGCATTATCGAGCGCATCCTTACCTACCGTATGGCATTTTATACCAGTAGAGAAAATGATAGTGGTAAGTTGCAAACCCGTATCGATTATGGTGTTAGTAGTCTCACAAGCTTAGTGCAAAACTTCTTTATTGATATGTTACCGCTGTTTGCCAGTGCCTTTGTATCGCTGATTATTATGTTTTCGACCAATTTTTGGATCGGTCTAGTTGGTCTTATTATCATACCGATATATTTCTTTATCAGTCAAAAACAAGCACGGCGCTTGCAAGGCTACCGTAGACAGATGCGCGGGTTTAGGGAAGCCAAAGGTGGCTTGGTCATTTCACTGATTAATTCGATTAGTGTGGTCAAGTCCTTTGTCCGTGAGTCTATTGAGGCTGAGAAGCACTTAAAGATTCAAAAAGAGATGACCGACAATCAGCTTAGAATTCGCAGCATAGGTTTTATTTATGACGCGATAAAGACGTTTATTGAGCAAATTGGCGTGGTGGTGATTATCGTACTCACCGCTTACTTTGTATTGAAGGGTGAGATGACCATCGGTATGGTTTTATTTCATGTGATACTCTTTCAAAATGTCGCCGCCCCTATCCGTCAATTACATCGTATCTATGACCAAATTAATAATGCGTTAACCTATGCCGAAGGTTTTTTTGAGATATTAGAAGATGAGGAACAAGTTGAAAATATAGACGGGATAAGTAGCAAAGATTTAAAAGGTCATATTGAACTCAAAAATGTTGATTTTACTTATCCTAATGGAACGCAAGCATTAAAAGACGTCAGCTTTACCATCAAACCCAACCGCATTACCGCCTTGGTTGGCTTAAGCGGCGCTGGTAAAAGCACGATTATTAGTTTACTGGTGAAGTTCTATGAGCCAGATGCTGGCAGGATATGCTTAGATGGCCATGATTTGGTAGATTGCGATACCCATGAGTTGCGTCAGCGCATAGGTTTGGTATTACAGAGTAATCATATTTTCTCAGGGACTATCAGTGAAAATATCCGTTATGGTGATATAAATGCCAGCGCTGAGGATATTGTTGTCGCCGCCAAAAAAGCCTCTATTCATGAGCAAGTCATATCTTTAGCTAAGGGTTATGAGAGCGAAGCCAAGTCTTTATCAGGCGGACAGCAGCAGCGTATTGCTTTGGCTAGGATGTTTTTAAAGGATCCGCCGATTGTATTTTTGGATGAGCCAACCGCGAGCCTTGATGCGATTGCCAGTCAGCAAGTCAAAAAAAGCTTAGATTTAATTAAAAAAGACCGTACGGTGATTATGGTCTCACACAATATTGCCCAAATTATCGATGCTGATGACTTAGTCGTGATAGAGAACGGCTGTGTGGTTGAGACTGGTACTCATGAAGAGTTGTATAATAAACGCGGTAAGTATTTTGAGATATTCAGCGCTATGTCTGATAGTTTGAATTTGGATAAAATCAGCCAAACCTTGAACAGTTAA